The DNA window GTTCTCACCTGAGGTCCGGGAGCGATCGGTTCGGCTGGTCTTCGAGCACAAGAGCAAGTACGGCTCGGAGTGGGAGGCGATCGGCTCGATCGCGGCGAAGATCGGTTGCACGGCGGAGACGCTGCGCAAATGGGTTC is part of the Deltaproteobacteria bacterium genome and encodes:
- a CDS encoding IS3 family transposase, whose translation is MGRKSKFSPEVRERSVRLVFEHKSKYGSEWEAIGSIAAKIGCTAETLRKWV